One window of Acropora palmata chromosome 1, jaAcrPala1.3, whole genome shotgun sequence genomic DNA carries:
- the LOC141885967 gene encoding oxidoreductase HTATIP2-like, which produces MAGAEGQTGEIASTSEKSLDMNAVLIGATGAIGECLLGELLISKHVSKVVSLGRRKATVSASYSVDQKAEEDSGRLEQHIVDFEKISMETVGEQFKGKDVFFCTLGTTQRAAGSAAAFRHVDYDYAVNCTKVAKEANVPHMVYVSSQGAKASSWVLYFKVKGEVEEALKEMQFEKTSIFRPGLLDRGDKKRFAEKLYGFFASSIQVSKVAKGLVLEAESFAKSKQTNTNPQPSVITYENNDILELLSAN; this is translated from the exons ATGGCGGGTGCAGAAGGGCAAACAGGAGAAATTGCTTCCACTTCAGAGAAATCTCTTGATATGAACGCTGTCTTGATCGGGGCAACTGGTGCGATTGGCGAATGCCTTCTCGGAGAGCTCCTGATATCTAAG CATGTTTCCAAAGTTGTTTCATTGGGCCGAAGAAAGGCCACTGTTTCTGCCAGTTATTCTGTTGATCAGAAAGCAGAAGAGGATTCTGGCAGGCTTGAGCAACATATTGTTG ATTTCGAAAAGATAAGCATGGAAACTGTTGGGGAGCAATTCAAAGGCAAAGATGTGTTTTTTTGTACTTTGGGAACAACACAACGGGCAGCAGGATCAGCT GCTGCATTCAGACATGTTGACTATGACTATGCAGTTAATTGTACAAAAGTTGCAAAGGAAGCTAATGTCCCTCATATGGTGTATGTGTCTTCACAAGGTGCCAAAGCCTCCAGCTGGGTTTTGTATTTCAAAGTTAAAGGCGAG GTTGAGGAAgcattgaaagaaatgcagttTGAAAAGACAAGCATATTTAGACCAGGTCTTCTTGATCGAGGGGACAAAAAGAGATTTGCAGAGAAACTTTACG GGTTTTTTGCTTCCTCTATTCAAGTGTCAAAAGTTGCCAAAGGACTGGTCCTTGAAGCTGAATCCTTTGCCAAAAGCAAACAGACAAATACCAACCCGCAACCTTCTGTCATTACTtatgaaaacaatgacatcCTTGAACTACTGTCTGCAAACTAA
- the LOC141892299 gene encoding beta-1 adrenergic receptor-like, with protein MANETSHNERSWTESKAEFHVILLCSGVLILAAIIVAGNSLVIASVVTNRRLQTKTSAFITSLAVGDLTIGLVVIPLIVVSNTVGPTIRNGLQYCHVTISVTIMLMFNSVANLGAVTFDRFLAVVLPLRYKSIMTKRVIVPIIASVWVISSIFGFIPFMGWRRTITLPKQYSGLFCQVPLNLHPGFIITVCVAGLVPSVFILAAYIKIFQTARYHEARITAAINSVLHNQRVLKLYLIKETKAAKMVALVLGIFIFTWLPLFVIMIVNTATNNSVDPYVFAGGVIFATLNSALNPVIYASMNAEFRDTFKAFVTCHSKEQSNRVAPGAGVNAS; from the coding sequence ATGGCCAATGAAACTTCCCATAACGAAAGATCTTGGACTGAAAGTAAAGCGGAGTTTCATGTAATATTGCTGTGTTCTGGCGTGCTTATTTTAGCCGCTATTATTGTTGCTGGAAATTCTTTGGTTATCGCTTCGGTGGTAACGAACAGGCGGCTTCAAACGAAAACAAGTGCGTTTATTACGAGTCTCGCGGTTGGCGATCTGACGATCGGGCTGGTTGTTATTCCGCTTATCGTCGTCTCCAACACTGTGGGACCAACAATACGCAATGGACTCCAATATTGTCATGTTACTATTTCAGTGACAATCATGCTCATGTTTAATTCGGTGGCGAATTTGGGAGCGGTAACGTTTGATCGCTTTCTCGCAGTGGTTCTTCCACTTCGTTACAAGTCAATCATGACTAAGAGAGTCATTGTTCCTATCATTGCATCTGTTTGGGTCATTTCTTCGATATTTGGCTTTATTCCTTTCATGGGATGGCGGCGAACCATCACTTTACCTAAACAGTACAGTGGACTTTTTTGTCAAGTACCATTAAATCTCCATCCAGGATTTATCATAACTGTTTGCGTGGCAGGGCTCGTTCCCTCTGTTTTCATCTTAGCGGCTTACATTAAAATCTTTCAAACTGCGCGTTATCACGAAGCGCGAATTACTGCAGCCATAAACAGCGTTCTTCACAACCAAAGAGTGCTGAAATTATACTTGATCAAGGAAACCAAGGCGGCAAAGATGGTGGCTCTAGTTCTGGGAATATTCATCTTTACATGGTTGCCTCTATTTGTTATAATGATTGTCAACACTGCAACCAATAATTCTGTCGATCCTTACGTATTTGCTGGTGGAGTCATATTTGCGACACTCAACTCCGCGTTAAATCCAGTGATCTACGCCTCTATGAATGCAGAGTTTCGAGACACGTTTAAGGCGTTTGTAACTTGCCATAGTAAAGAACAATCTAATCGTGTTGCCCCCGGTGCTGGCGTCAATGCTTCATAA
- the LOC141885976 gene encoding protein JTB-like → MKQWRILVIVLGVIILLLVANFSVQISSRRRTNSSQVSDHKKNTSAAFEKNHATRRKSKRKNNSSAIGDAKMSPNSMCWKNEETQTVGECIHCSDYEERTLVGCQESGNIQLTICIVSNIKCYKSCPHVIEWEEKKFWIFEGLMLLGLMVSSSVVWYRQRQLDNIFYQKLQKQVESDTV, encoded by the exons ATGAAGCAATGGCGGATTCTTGTGATTGTTTTGGGCGTAATAATTTTACTTCTAGTGGCAAATTTCAG TGTGCAGATTTCGTCAAGAAGGCGAACAAATAGCTCTCAAGTTAGcgatcacaaaaaaaatacgtCAGCTGCTTTTGAGAAAAATCACGCAACTCGCCGAAaatccaaaaggaaaaataattcaagCGCCATTG GTGATGCTAAAATGAGCCCAAATTCAATGTGTTGGAAGAATGAAGAAACTCAGACTGTAGGAGAATGCATTCATTGTAGTGATTATGAGGAG AGGACGTTAGTTGGATGTCAAGAGAGTGGAAATATTCAACTTACTATCTGTATTGTCTCAAATATCAAATGTTATAAGAG TTGTCCACATGTTATAGAGTGGGAGGAGAAAAAATTCTGGATCTTTGAG GGTTTAATGCTCTTGGGGTTAATGGTTTCTTCCTCTGTTGTGTGGTATCGACAAAGACAACTGGACAACATTTTTTACCAGAAACTTCAGAAACAAGTGGAGAGTGACACAGTATAG
- the LOC141882810 gene encoding galactose/N-acetylgalactosamine-binding lectin CEL-III-like isoform X2, translating into MSNILYLVVFMGFFSTAASQVNCVNKIEIGEVRVLKSDSCIDICGDSGQGNVLTYRCESSHDQQLFMCDDGTIRNMKSNNCFSAGTTGSGNVISTTCVLFPKIPEYQKWKFRKSKIFKDRGGILQEAREIINMKSGKCLDVTGIEGNGNIDTYSCTDEQDQYFYFRSRGKLLAHGRLQVQKSGLCLDVSGDQGGQGLHDNNVLIYNCEKAPDQFFSFYENGELVNDKSGLCLDVSGMDGSGNVLMYECEGTSDQMWSQPRQYCDGDYCSFVNNASGKCLDVSGDQASSGSNVLAYDCDGAPDQRFKWVSGNWVTPTADWDMVGCNQNGKVTQRIYDKIQYSTTKSETSTTEITAAIEARTKFAGGSLSRSESSSLSKEWKRSQSQTNMITFTCENYDSGKPFVRGCMWQLQVTTKERHSENEMTWTPLIVKCTRNLAKPRCPPFTRCMDEDCTRCEEIPTSRAGLNKRFLLNLNKKINSRV; encoded by the coding sequence ATGTCAAATATTCTTTATTTGGTTGTCTTCATGGGCTTTTTCTCCACAGCGGCCTCTCAAGTAAATTGTGTGAATaaaatagaaatcggtgaagTTCGAGTGCTAAAATCAGACAGCTGTATTGACATTTGTGGAGATTCTGGCCAAGGAAACGTTCTGACGTATAGATGTGAATCCTCACATGACCAACAGCTCTTTATGTGTGATGATGGCACAATACGAAATATGAAATCTAACAACTGTTTCTCAGCCGGAACAACGGGAAGTGGAAATGTCATCTCGACTACTTGCGTCTTATTCCCGAAAATACCCGAGTACCAGAAATGGAAATTTAGGAAAtcaaaaattttcaaggaTAGAGGCGGAATCTTGCAGGAAGCAAGAGAGATCATCAACATGAAATCTGGAAAGTGTCTAGATGTCACAGGAATTGAAGGAAATGGCAACATTGATACATATTCTTGCACCGATGAACAAGACCAGTACTTTTATTTTCGCTCCAGAGGGAAACTACTGGCACATGGAAGGCTCCAGGTCCAGAAGTCTGGTCTTTGTTTGGATGTTTCTGGTGATCAGGGAGGCCAAGGCCTACATGACAATAATGTTCTAATATACAACTGTGAAAAAGCACCTGACCAATTTTTCAGCTTCTATGAAAATGGAGAACTAGTTAATGATAAGTCCGGATTGTGTCTCGACGTTTCGGGCATGGACGGATCAGGCAATGTTCTTATGTACGAATGTGAAGGAACTTCTGATCAAATGTGGTCACAACCTAGGCAGTACTGCGATGGGGActattgttcctttgtgaACAATGCATCAGGAAAGTGCTTGGACGTTTCTGGAGATCAAGCAAGCAGTGGGTCAAACGTGCTGGCTTACGACTGTGATGGGGCACCAGATCAACGCTTTAAATGGGTGTCTGGGAATTGGGTAACGCCGACTGCTGACTGGGATATGGTAGGCTGCAATCAAAACGGCAAAGTCACTCAAAGAATTTATGATAAAATCCAAtattcaacaacaaaaagcgAAACTTCAACAACTGAGATTACCGCCGCAATTGAAGCTAGAACCAAGTTTGCTGGTGGGTCACTCTCCCGCAGTGAATCATCCTCTCTGTCAAAAGAGTGGAAAAGGAGTCAGTCACAGACAAACATGATAACGTTTACCTGTGAAAATTATGATTCTGGTAAGCCGTTTGTCCGAGGATGCATGTGGCAACTGCAAGTGACGACAAAAGAACGACACTCCGAGAACGAGATGACATGGACACCCTTAATCGTCAAATGCACCAGGAATCTTGCAAAGCCAAGGTGCCCTCCTTTTACACGATGCATGGATGAGGATTGCACACGGTGCGAAGAGATACCTACAAGTCGAGCAGGTTTAAACAAACGATTTTTGCTAAatcttaacaaaaaaataaacagcCGAGTTTAA